AGCGGGAAATGGAGCGGGCGGGGGTTAGCGATGATGAAGACGACGCGCCGTGGATTGCTCCAGAGGAACAACAGCGGATTGACgaagagcaacaacagcgtGACAAAGAGGAGGCAGAACGTGTTCGTGAGATGCTCGAACGCCGGGAGCAAGAGGACATTATTAAGCGCAAGAAGTTCAAGGAATTCCGCGCAAAGCAACTAGCAATGAGCAAGAACCGCAAAGAAGCTGCCGCAGCCGCTAAGCAACAGCAGAGAGGTGGCAGTCGAGTAGTGGAGGAACTCGTGGACGACACGTCTGATACAACCGGGGCACCACCACTATCCACTGCTGGATCTGCTGAAAAGGACGCGACTCATGGGGCACCACACGAGAGTGGCATGCGATAAGAGGCTGCTTGGTGGAATTGGTGTTAATTTTAACACCGTGTTATCCGGTTCGTTACAAAGCGTGCGTGAAATGTGCGTGGGCTTGTCTTGTTCCTATCGTGTTGACTTTGATGTAtctgtttgcttctttcgCGTATTGCAGTAAACCCTGCTATTCAGTATGCCTTTCATTGCCGTCTTCTTcgtccccttctttttcctgtgTTTTCACCTAACAGGGAAGGAGAGAAGCTCCGGGATtcacttttcctttcattagTTTTTGCACCGCACTCGTTTGGTAATATTAGCCGCTGATGGTTGCTGTTCGCGCAAAGGTCGGCTCCCGCGGCTTCACTCGCCAGAGGCAGCTtgcgaagggaaagaaggtgtTCAAGATTGACTGCAGCATCCCCGCCAGCGACGGTATCTTCAGTGATGATATCCTCAGCAACTTCCAGCAGTACTTCCAGGATAATGTGAAGCTAAACGGCCGCAAGGGGAAGCTCACCTCGAAGGTACGCGTCAACATGCGTGAAAACATTCTGTCCATCACGACGACTATGGCTTACCG
This region of Trypanosoma brucei gambiense DAL972 chromosome 10, complete sequence genomic DNA includes:
- a CDS encoding 60S ribosomal protein L22, putative; amino-acid sequence: MVAVRAKVGSRGFTRQRQLAKGKKVFKIDCSIPASDGIFSDDILSNFQQYFQDNVKLNGRKGKLTSKVRVNMRENILSITTTMAYRKKYFKYLTKKFLKKKDLRDWIRILAKGKDTYQLKYFNIQDQEEA